A window from Salvia miltiorrhiza cultivar Shanhuang (shh) chromosome 2, IMPLAD_Smil_shh, whole genome shotgun sequence encodes these proteins:
- the LOC131009656 gene encoding uncharacterized protein LOC131009656, with product MGLGFTHQNPIRIAIKRATTNHIVEGEVPIQRVSAFKRLHYEEVPRTSVFKRLGKKMKHGAPKGNDELQMTQKLRSLVPSRMKRCTTLSVSCGRELKAKMKTVIFTKTVEDDEDRESVDSSKTRTLEDDEDRESVDSSKTRTLEDDEDRESVASSYYITNIASLMVQDKSIRDGIIRSSDVKGIIRVKRMDETIKTCIAFEDPKQRSEVVSSNYITLSEEVNMEEEDAEMAPQQFEEGVKSTIDELKEINLGTIDEPRPTFISALLTKDEECAYVELLKEFKDIFAWSYKEMPGLSPKIVVHHLAVKRDSRPVKQTQRRFRPELVPLIEAEVNKLITAGFIREVKYPTWISSIVPVRKKNGQIRVCVDFRDLNEACPKDDFPLPIAELMIDATTGHEALSFMDGSSGYNQILMSPEDEELTAFRTPKGIYCYKVMPFGLKNAGATYQRAMQKIFDDILHKNIECYVDDVVMKSRRRNDHLQDLRIVFERLRKYQLKMNPLKCAFGVKSGKFLGFIVRHQGIEIEQAKINAILKMPEPRNIHDLKSLQEKLAYLRRFISNLAGRCQPFSRIMKKGIPFEWNESCSTAFNNIKAYLMKPPVLAAPVIGRPLILYIAAQERSMDALLAQDNESGKENALYYLSRTMTPNELNYSPIEKLCLALIFSIQKLKHYFQAHTVRLISKANPLKYVMSRPVLFDRLARWYLQLQQFEIVYVPQKAVKGQVLADFLADHPIPAEWELTDDLPDEDALAIEISPPWTMYFDGASHQDGAGAGVVFVSPERQVLPYSFTLTENCSNNVAEYQALILGLEMAMDAKQLHLRVYGDSKLVVNQILGLYEVKKPNMLPYVKYAQKLIGQLGDVELEHVPRSENKQADALAKLASTIAMVGGEVAIPVCESWVIPPVFEDEDCEENETNAVEVFEIEEEEDWRQLLVDYLKYDKLPSDPHRKVDIRRRATRFIFFKGTLYRRSFDGVFLRCLSNEEAVKAMEKRILRCQACQFHANLIHQPPEPLHPTVASWPFDAWGMDVVGPLTKSSGGHLYILVATDYFSKWAEALPLKEVKKETVADFIKTRIIYRYGVPRYIITDNGTPFSNTLINKLCEKFGFKQRKSSMYNAPANGLAEAFNNTLCNLLKKVVAKTKPVIPLEQQIPSLRIAIQEGLTEEENARLRLGELEALDEKRLEAQQRLECYQARLSKAFNKKVRPRSFQIGDLVLAVRRPIITTRRVRNKFVSRWDGPYVV from the exons ATGGGATTGGGATTCACTCATCAAAACCCCATTCGCATTGCCATCAAAAGAGCAACTACAAACCATATTGTCGAGGGGGAAGTGCCAATTCAGCGAGTATCTGCCTTCAAGAGGCTTCACTATGAAGAGGTCCCGCGAACATCGGTTTTCAAGAGGCTAGGCAAAAAGATGAAGCATGGTGCACCAAAAGGAAATGATGAGTTGCAAATGACTCAAAAGTTACGAAGTCTTGTGCCTTCTCGTATGAAAAGATGCACCACATTGTCGGTTTCTTGTGGAAGAGAATTGAAAGCCAAGATGAAAACTGTTATCTTTACAAAGACAGTCGAAGATGACgaagatagagagagtgtggACTCTTCCAAAACAAGGACTCTTGAGGATGatgaagatagagagagtgtggACTCTTCTAAAACAAGGACTCTTGAGGATGATGAAGATAGGGAAAGTGTGGCATCATCCTATTACATTACCAACATTGCTTCTCTCATGGTTCAAGACAAATCAATCAGGGATGGCATAATTAGATCGAGTGACGTGAAGGGCATAATTCGTGTGAAACGAATGGATGAAACGATAAAGACATGCATAGCCTTTGAAGACCCCAAGCAAAGAAGTGAAGTCGTCTCGTCAAATTATATCACCCTAAGTGAAGAGGTGAACATGGAAGAAGAAGACGCTGAGATGGCTCCTCAGCAGTTTGAAGAAGGCGTTAAGTCCACCATTGATGAGCTAAAAGAGATTAACTTGGGTACCATTGATGAGCCACGACCCACTTTCATTAGTGCATTATTGACAAAAGATGAGGAATGCGCATATGTTGAATTGCTTAAAGAATTTAAAGACATATTTGCATGGTCATACAAAGAAATGCCAGGGTTAAGTCCAAAGATAGTTGTACATCATTTGGCTGTCAAAAGGGATTCACGTCCCGTCAAGCAGACGCAACGACGATTTCGACCCGAGTTGGTGCCGTTAATTGAAGCCGAAGTGAACAAGCTCATTACTGCCGGATTTATCAGAGAAGTCAAGTACCCAACATGGATCTCTAGCATTGTACCAGTACGAAAGAAGAATGGACAGATTAGAGTGTGTGTCGACTTTAGAGATCTAAATGAAGCATGTCCTAAAGACGATTTTCCTCTACCAATTGCTGAGTTAATGATTGATGCGACCACGGGACATGAGGCACTATCTTTTATGGATGGATCATCGGGCTATAATCAAATTCTTATGTCGCCAGAAGATGAAGAATTAACGGCGTTCCGCACTCCCAAAGGAATTTATTGCTACAAAGTTATGCCGTTTGGATTGAAAAATGCTGGTGCCACATACCAAAGAGCCATGCAAAAAATCTTTGATGACATCCTTCACAAAAATATTGAGTGCTATGTGGATGACGTGGTAATGAAGTCTAGAAGACGAAATGACCATTTGCAAGATCTGAGAATAGTCTTTGAGCGGTTGAGGAAGTATCAACTCAAAATGAATCCCTTAAAATGCGCATTTGGAGTGAAGTCTGGAAAATTTCTTGGTTTCATCGTCCGCCACCAAGGCATAGAGATTGAGCAAGCAAAGATCAATGCGATATTGAAAATGCCTGAACCGCGAAACATCCATGACTTGAAAAGTCTTCAAGAAAAATTGGCGTACTTGCGAAGATTCATCTCAAATCTAGCCGGGCGATGTCAACCATTCAGTCGAATCATGAAGAAGGGCATACCCTTTGAGTGGAATGAGTCATGCAGCACTGCTTTCAATAACATCAAAGCATACTTGATGAAACCTCCTGTTCTGGCCGCACCTGTAATAGGACGTCCTTTAATCCTGTATATCGCTGCTCAAGAACGCTCCATGGATGCACTACTCGCACAAGACAATGAAAGCGGGAAAGAAAATGCTCTGTACTACTTAAGTAGGACGATGACACCAAATGAGTTGAACTATTCGCCAATTGAGAAGTTATGTTTGGCTTTGATATTCTCCATCCAAAAACTTAAGCATTACTTCCAAGCTCATACGGTGCGGCTCATCTCCAAGGCAAACCCGTTAAAGTACGTCATGTCGAGACCAGTCTTGTTCGATAGACTTGCAAGATGGTATCTCCAGTTGCAACAATTTGAAATTGTCTACGTCCCTCAAAAAGCGGTAAAGGGGCAAGTATTGGCTGACTTTTTGGCAGATCATCCAATCCCCGCAGAATGGGAATTAACTGACGATCTCCCAGATGAAGACGCACTTGCAATTGAAATCTCCCCACCTTGGACAATGTACTTTGATGGAGCATCTCACCAGGATGGAGCTGGTGCAGGAGTTGTGTTCGTGTCACCAGAAAGACAAGTGTTGCCATATTCTTTCACCTTGACCGAAAATTGTTCAAACAATGTAGCAGAATACCAAGCGCTCATCCTTGGTTTGGAAATGGCAATGGATGCGAAGCAGCTACACTTGAGGGTTTATGGAGACTCCAAATTGGTAGTGAATCAAATCCTTGGATTATATGAagtcaagaaaccgaatatgctcCCATATGTCAAATATGCCCAAAAACTCATTGGACAATTGGGGGATGTCGAACTTGAGCACGTCCCGAGAAGTGAGAATAAACAAGCTGACGCATTGGCGAAACTTGCCTCTACAATAGCCATGGTTGGAGGAGAAGTTGCTATACCAGTTTGCGAAAGTTGGGTCATACCACCTGTCTTCGAAGATGAGGATTGTGAAGAAAATGAAACCAACGCTGTTGAAGTCTTCGagatagaagaagaagaagattggcGCCAATTGTTGGTAGATTACCTGAAATACGACAAGTTGCCAAGTGATCCACATAGAAAAGTTGATATTCGGCGACGCGCCACTCGTTTCATATTCTTTAAAGGAACACTTTATAGGAGGTCATTTGATGGAGTCTTCCTAAGGTGCTTAAGCAATGAAGAAGCTGTTAAAGCTATGGAAAAGCGCATTCTG AGGTGCCAAGCTTGTCAATTCCATGCAAACCTTATTCACCAGCCACCTGAGCCACTACATCCTACAGTCGCGTCTTGGCCATTTGATGCTTGGGGCATGGATGTTGTTGGCCCGTTGACGAAATCATCAGGGGGACACTTATACATTCTGGTTGCGACTGATTACTTCTCTAAGTGGGCTGAAGCACTACCCCTAAAAGAAGTAAAGAAAGAAACTGTTGCTGATTTCATCAAGACCCGCATCATCTATCGCTACGGAGTTCCCCGATATATCATTACTGATAATGGAACGCCTTTCAGCAATACGTTGATAAATAAACTTTGTGAGAAATTTGGGTTCAAACAGCGAAAGTCATCTATGTATAATGCGCCTGCCAATGGATTAGCGGAAGCTTTCAACAATACCTTGTGCAATTTGTTGAAGAAGGTGGTTGCGAAGACAAAGC CTGTCATTCCTCTCGAACAGCAGATTCCCTCGCTAAGGATTGCCATACAAGAAGGCTTGACCGAAGAAGAAAATGCTCGTCTACGCTTGGGAGAGTTAGAAGCATTGGATGAGAAAAGACTGGAAGCTCAACAAAGATTGGAGTGCTATCAAGCTCGATTGTCAAAGGCTTTCAACAAGAAGGTACGACCACGCTCTTTTCAAATTGGAGATTTGGTCCTTGCAGTAAGAAGGCCGATTATCACCACTCGTCGGGTCAGAAACAAGTTTGTATCAAGATGGGATGGCCCATATGTCGTCTAA